Genomic window (Helianthus annuus cultivar XRQ/B chromosome 3, HanXRQr2.0-SUNRISE, whole genome shotgun sequence):
ATCGTCCTCAGAATCATCTAAATTTATAACCTCGacccatttccattcagagagTCTCTTAGATCTTTTCTTTTGATTCTCATACTTCCGATCCTTAAGaaacaaaaatttaataaaaaagttaaaaaatgattaaataaatttaaaaaaagaacaaatatagaataaaaaaatttaaaaaatattaaataaattttaaaattaccTCTTCACTAAATTGACGTTGAAGCTTAGACTTGTATGGACTgaacattgcaccataagaaataatttcaacactattatcaccatcatcctacAATAAAACACCAAATAATAATATAACGAACTTGTTAATATGAAATATTATAAGCGAAAATATTACTTAAAAACTAACAAAAGCTTGTTCGACAACTGGGGTGTTTAAATTGGTGTgttgaatctgaaaaatcaaataagttagtattcacata
Coding sequences:
- the LOC110927472 gene encoding uncharacterized protein LOC110927472 translates to MEPVLNSLDAKKQACDIEKSKDDGDNSVEIISYGAMFSPYKSKLQRQFSEEDRKYENQKKRSKRLSEWKWVEVINLDDSEDDEKEDELDDTADSSTNKKNGSKK